The Streptomyces sp. NBC_00691 genome has a segment encoding these proteins:
- a CDS encoding metallophosphoesterase, with protein MTQGAGQEPVVRTATLRDFRVPPYARVPVQGHATDPTTTEPLPVPPPAEPAPPERVSVASSAAPPAAVRAPAHAASVPVGSAPAAPVPAASAAAPEPPAAPAAPAFPPHAPVAAAPMAGPPAPAPAEPTLHLGRRTAPAYAPDPAGSSIVSVATGHPGNAFPEGGMPEGYTPTERDLPVINRGDTVQVQVAPEPVPAAEPAPANGEGPGPLFVVGDVHGYLDELVEALRAQGLIDGNGSWAAGNARLWFLGDFTDRGPDGIGVIDLVMRLSAEAAAAGGYCKALMGNHELLLIGAKRFGDTPVNSGAGTATFQAAWLLNGGQKHDMDRLQDVHLQWMSRLDAVVREDDHLLLHSDTTAYLDYGQTIEDVNDTVHEILTRNDADEVWDVFRKFTKRFAFRDEGGPQAVQELLSTYGGSRIVHGHSPIPYLLGQVGTEEGEGSSGPLVDGPHVYADGLAIAMDGGVTMAGKLLVVQLPLNG; from the coding sequence ACATTGCGTGACTTCCGCGTACCGCCGTACGCCCGCGTGCCCGTACAGGGCCATGCCACCGATCCGACGACCACGGAACCCCTGCCGGTGCCGCCACCGGCAGAACCCGCTCCCCCGGAGCGCGTGTCCGTGGCCTCATCCGCCGCGCCCCCGGCCGCCGTCCGCGCGCCCGCGCACGCGGCTTCCGTGCCCGTGGGCTCCGCGCCCGCCGCACCGGTGCCCGCGGCCTCCGCGGCGGCACCCGAGCCTCCGGCGGCCCCGGCCGCCCCCGCCTTCCCCCCGCACGCGCCCGTCGCGGCCGCGCCCATGGCCGGTCCGCCCGCGCCCGCGCCCGCCGAGCCGACCCTGCACCTGGGACGTCGTACCGCTCCCGCGTACGCCCCCGACCCGGCCGGCTCCTCCATCGTCTCCGTGGCCACCGGCCACCCCGGGAACGCCTTCCCCGAGGGCGGGATGCCCGAGGGCTACACACCGACCGAGCGCGACCTCCCGGTCATCAACCGCGGGGACACCGTCCAGGTCCAGGTCGCCCCCGAGCCCGTCCCCGCCGCCGAACCCGCCCCCGCGAACGGCGAGGGGCCCGGCCCGCTCTTCGTCGTCGGCGACGTGCACGGCTACCTCGACGAGCTCGTCGAGGCCCTCCGCGCCCAGGGACTCATCGACGGGAACGGCAGCTGGGCCGCGGGCAACGCCCGTCTCTGGTTCCTCGGCGACTTCACCGACCGCGGCCCCGACGGCATCGGCGTCATCGACCTCGTCATGCGCCTCTCCGCCGAGGCCGCCGCCGCGGGCGGCTACTGCAAGGCCCTCATGGGCAACCACGAGCTGCTGCTCATCGGCGCCAAGCGCTTCGGCGACACGCCGGTGAACTCCGGTGCGGGCACCGCCACCTTCCAGGCCGCCTGGCTGCTCAACGGCGGCCAGAAGCACGACATGGACCGGCTCCAGGACGTCCATCTGCAGTGGATGTCCCGGCTCGACGCCGTGGTGCGGGAGGACGACCACCTCCTGCTGCACTCCGACACCACCGCGTACCTCGACTACGGCCAGACCATCGAGGACGTCAACGACACGGTCCACGAGATCCTCACCCGGAACGACGCCGACGAGGTCTGGGACGTCTTCCGCAAGTTCACCAAGCGCTTCGCGTTCCGCGACGAGGGCGGCCCGCAGGCCGTCCAGGAGCTGCTCTCCACCTACGGCGGCTCACGGATCGTGCACGGCCACAGCCCCATCCCGTACCTCCTCGGCCAGGTCGGCACGGAGGAGGGCGAGGGCAGTTCGGGCCCGCTCGTCGACGGACCGCACGTGTACGCGGACGGTCTGGCGATCGCCATGGACGGCGGAGTGACCATGGCCGGAAAGCTACTGGTCGTCCAACTCCCGTTGAACGGCTGA